In the Candidatus Thermoplasmatota archaeon genome, one interval contains:
- a CDS encoding NADP-dependent malic enzyme translates to MKKTTVEELLAKAKKPGIEALKLHPFYQGKVEVVPKCAIRGFDDFAIWYTPGVAEPCKEIKDDIEKVYELTNKWNNVAVVSDGTRVLGLGDIGPHAGMPVMEGKALLFKYLGGVDAFPVCLATKDAEEIIEAVKIIEPCFGGINLEDIEQPKCFYILDRLRKEMDIPVWHDDQQGTAAITLAALINALKLVGKKKQEVLIAMIGAGAANICAARIIIKAGVKPGNIIMADSKGILNKDRKELEKTHPEKWELCLKTNSENRHGNIPEALKNADVCIAASKPGPDTIKKEWIAEMNDNAIVFTEANPVPEIWPWEAKEAGARIVATGRSDFPNQINNSIGFPGIFRGTLDVRAKTITDEMCIAASFELAKCAEDKGLHEEYIVPTMDEWEVFPREAVAVALKAIEQGVARKCLTKKELYEIACSVIERARNLTKVSMKEGFIKKPL, encoded by the coding sequence AGAAGCCAGGCATAGAAGCGCTAAAACTGCATCCTTTTTATCAAGGCAAAGTGGAGGTAGTGCCTAAATGCGCTATTCGTGGGTTTGACGATTTCGCAATCTGGTATACCCCTGGAGTAGCAGAGCCTTGCAAAGAAATAAAAGATGATATTGAGAAAGTCTATGAGCTTACAAATAAATGGAATAACGTTGCTGTCGTGAGTGACGGCACAAGAGTTCTAGGTTTGGGAGATATTGGGCCACATGCTGGTATGCCTGTAATGGAGGGAAAAGCTCTTCTCTTCAAATATCTTGGAGGCGTTGACGCATTCCCAGTATGCCTTGCAACTAAGGATGCAGAGGAAATTATTGAGGCAGTAAAAATCATAGAGCCTTGTTTCGGAGGTATTAACTTAGAAGATATAGAGCAGCCTAAATGCTTCTATATTTTAGATAGACTAAGAAAAGAGATGGATATTCCTGTTTGGCATGACGATCAGCAGGGTACCGCTGCTATTACACTTGCAGCTCTTATCAATGCACTTAAGCTCGTAGGCAAAAAAAAGCAAGAAGTTCTTATTGCAATGATAGGCGCTGGCGCTGCTAATATATGCGCTGCTAGAATTATTATAAAAGCAGGCGTAAAGCCAGGAAATATAATAATGGCAGATAGTAAAGGTATTTTGAACAAAGATAGAAAAGAGCTTGAAAAAACGCATCCTGAGAAATGGGAGCTGTGCTTGAAAACTAATTCTGAAAACAGGCATGGCAACATTCCAGAAGCTTTGAAAAACGCTGATGTATGTATTGCAGCCTCTAAGCCAGGACCTGACACTATAAAAAAAGAATGGATTGCTGAGATGAACGATAACGCAATTGTATTCACAGAAGCTAACCCAGTACCAGAAATATGGCCTTGGGAAGCTAAAGAAGCGGGCGCTAGAATAGTAGCTACTGGAAGAAGCGATTTTCCAAACCAGATAAATAATTCTATTGGCTTCCCAGGCATTTTCAGAGGTACTTTAGATGTGCGCGCTAAAACTATTACTGATGAAATGTGTATTGCTGCTAGCTTCGAGCTTGCAAAATGCGCTGAGGATAAAGGTCTACATGAAGAATATATTGTGCCAACGATGGATGAATGGGAGGTATTTCCTAGAGAAGCAGTTGCAGTTGCACTAAAGGCAATAGAGCAAGGAGTTGCCAGAAAGTGTCTAACCAAGAAAGAGCTTTACGAAATTGCTTGTAGTGTAATAGAAAGAGCTCGAAATCTTACTAAAGTCAGTATGAAGGAAGGCTTTATTAAAAAACCTTTGTAA
- a CDS encoding ATPase domain-containing protein has product MISYDRIKTYVSGLDEKMEGGIPKRYVVLISGPAGSMKSSLVFNILYNSARERKIKGLYLSLEQSRESLIRHMQKLNMNIENVKDYVTVMDLGKVRKEVGEEVVAAGFKIEEGRKISWIRSLKDQIENYKQMLRFEIVVIDSLDALCALSVMDNPRSEMFHFFEDLRSLGLTTFVVSEMPGESKLFGKYEIESFLSDGIIHLATERTGKTVGRYISVVKMRETKHPTDYFPLLVTERGFEIVTK; this is encoded by the coding sequence ATGATAAGCTACGATAGAATAAAAACTTACGTTAGTGGTTTAGATGAAAAGATGGAAGGCGGCATTCCTAAGCGCTATGTGGTACTTATCTCTGGACCTGCAGGCAGTATGAAATCTTCGCTTGTGTTCAACATTCTTTATAACAGTGCTAGAGAGCGTAAAATTAAGGGCTTGTATCTTTCACTTGAGCAGAGCAGAGAGAGCCTTATTAGACACATGCAGAAACTTAATATGAATATAGAAAATGTGAAAGACTATGTTACAGTAATGGATCTTGGTAAGGTTAGAAAGGAAGTAGGCGAAGAGGTTGTTGCAGCCGGCTTTAAAATAGAAGAAGGTCGTAAAATCAGCTGGATTCGCTCACTCAAAGATCAAATAGAGAATTACAAGCAAATGCTGAGATTTGAAATTGTAGTAATAGACTCGCTAGACGCTCTTTGCGCACTTTCTGTAATGGACAATCCTCGCAGCGAAATGTTCCATTTTTTTGAAGACTTGCGTAGTCTTGGACTTACTACCTTCGTAGTTTCTGAAATGCCTGGCGAAAGTAAGCTTTTCGGCAAATACGAAATTGAGAGCTTTCTAAGCGACGGTATAATTCATCTTGCAACTGAGAGAACTGGCAAAACAGTAGGCAGATATATTAGCGTAGTTAAAATGCGTGAGACAAAACACCCTACAGACTATTTTCCGCTTCTTGTTACTGAGAGAGGATTTGAGATTGTAACTAAGTGA
- a CDS encoding Mov34/MPN/PAD-1 family protein → MIFLFSKKKEFSSWKIDRKVLKMILECSKEEHPKEFAGFLKAEKFVINELILIPGTISGNEGALLRLHMLPVDFGVVGTIHSHPTTSFLPSKPDKELFAKFGGVHLIVSYPYNEESWKAYNSKGEEVSFEIVDL, encoded by the coding sequence ATGATATTTTTGTTTTCTAAGAAAAAAGAATTTTCAAGCTGGAAAATTGATAGAAAAGTTTTGAAAATGATTTTGGAATGTTCTAAAGAAGAGCATCCTAAAGAGTTTGCTGGTTTTTTGAAAGCTGAAAAATTCGTTATTAACGAACTGATATTGATTCCAGGAACAATTTCTGGCAACGAAGGCGCTTTGCTGAGATTGCATATGCTGCCAGTAGATTTTGGAGTTGTAGGTACTATCCATTCGCATCCAACAACTTCTTTCCTGCCCTCAAAACCTGATAAAGAGTTATTTGCAAAGTTTGGAGGAGTGCATTTGATTGTTAGCTATCCTTATAATGAAGAATCTTGGAAAGCTTATAATTCGAAAGGCGAGGAAGTCAGTTTTGAAATTGTGGATTTATAA
- a CDS encoding NAD(+)/NADH kinase, with translation MRVGIVARTDRKDALEIAKKAIEFLSDIAEVLVEKTLASKLRKKFSNLINADIVIAIGGDGTILRALQSYNVPLLGVKAGAVGFLAEVQSVENLKDALAKILAGKYKIESRIKLKTILSKERLPDATNEVVVHTAKVAKICNFKVEINSHLQEIAADGIIIATPTGSTSYAFSVGAPVIDSKLKAFVLAPIAPFRQLAKPLVIGAESEIKISLLKGKDWILAIDGQYERKLNAKDKVTMSISDKQAQFVRLK, from the coding sequence ATGAGGGTAGGAATTGTTGCAAGAACAGATAGGAAAGATGCTCTAGAAATTGCCAAGAAAGCAATAGAGTTTTTATCTGATATAGCTGAGGTTTTGGTTGAGAAAACTTTAGCTTCAAAGCTCAGGAAGAAATTCTCAAATCTAATTAATGCAGATATTGTGATCGCAATAGGTGGAGACGGTACTATTTTAAGAGCTTTGCAAAGTTATAATGTTCCTTTGCTTGGTGTGAAAGCAGGTGCTGTAGGATTTTTAGCTGAAGTGCAAAGCGTTGAAAATCTCAAAGATGCTCTAGCTAAAATTCTAGCAGGTAAATATAAAATTGAGAGCAGAATAAAGTTAAAAACTATTTTGAGTAAAGAGCGTTTACCAGATGCTACAAACGAAGTTGTAGTGCATACTGCAAAAGTTGCTAAAATCTGTAATTTCAAAGTAGAAATAAACTCGCACTTGCAAGAAATTGCAGCAGATGGTATTATAATAGCTACACCAACTGGAAGTACTTCTTACGCGTTTAGCGTAGGAGCTCCTGTAATAGATTCCAAACTAAAAGCTTTTGTTCTAGCACCTATAGCACCTTTTAGGCAATTAGCCAAACCATTGGTTATTGGTGCAGAGAGCGAAATTAAAATTTCTTTGCTTAAAGGTAAAGATTGGATTCTTGCTATTGACGGTCAATACGAGCGAAAGCTAAATGCTAAAGATAAAGTAACTATGAGTATATCTGATAAGCAAGCACAATTTGTTAGATTGAAATGA